The following proteins are co-located in the Dyadobacter chenwenxiniae genome:
- a CDS encoding class I SAM-dependent methyltransferase, whose amino-acid sequence MDKSNGYEHHAATFIRCRSKGLDGVGVASVQHWARSLPPNATVLDVGCGTGDPISKALIDEGLNIHGIDASTSMVQIFKQNFPGIPVACEAAEDSSFFNRQFDAIMAWGLMFLLPEKTQEVVIQKMANALRTGGKLLFTAPSQKMKWEDAITAKESRSLGAEKYKALLAASGLSLIEEFEDEGENHYYHAEKL is encoded by the coding sequence ATGGACAAATCAAACGGATACGAACACCACGCCGCCACATTCATCCGCTGCCGCTCCAAGGGCCTCGATGGAGTCGGCGTGGCATCGGTTCAGCACTGGGCAAGGTCATTACCACCGAATGCGACAGTTTTAGATGTAGGCTGCGGCACAGGCGACCCCATTTCTAAGGCATTGATAGACGAAGGTTTGAACATTCATGGGATTGATGCGTCGACTTCGATGGTTCAAATCTTCAAACAGAACTTCCCAGGAATCCCCGTCGCCTGCGAAGCCGCAGAGGATTCCTCATTTTTCAATCGGCAATTCGATGCCATCATGGCCTGGGGGCTCATGTTCCTTTTGCCGGAAAAAACCCAGGAAGTTGTAATACAAAAAATGGCCAATGCACTTCGCACTGGTGGAAAGCTGTTATTTACGGCTCCTTCTCAAAAAATGAAATGGGAAGATGCCATTACAGCAAAAGAATCGAGATCGCTCGGAGCGGAGAAATACAAAGCGTTGTTGGCGGCATCCGGACTTTCGCTCATTGAGGAGTTTGAGGATGAAGGGGAAAACCATTACTATCATGCGGAAAAGCTTTAA
- a CDS encoding DUF4238 domain-containing protein — MPPNNLKVENSFDSWVYMLSEHHFDKIANLNLLNQSEQNRLVRDGKNTYDENAEKNYLKNMHNFSLFKRGADSPVIGRVCNYIAAADWTILKTDLLKPFITSDNPGFLIDPTGEIKNMGFEGKFRYYIPLNSENVLLIARRDATNFGSYQMQWASASLVDMINTGSLLMANNEIFGRTYEVLQNVSSSPSMLNGL; from the coding sequence ATGCCACCGAATAACTTGAAGGTTGAAAATTCATTCGACTCGTGGGTATACATGCTATCAGAACATCATTTCGATAAAATCGCAAATCTGAACTTATTGAATCAAAGTGAACAAAATAGATTAGTGCGCGATGGAAAAAATACGTATGATGAGAACGCAGAAAAAAACTATCTTAAAAATATGCACAACTTTTCTCTATTTAAAAGAGGAGCCGATAGCCCAGTCATCGGTCGAGTATGCAATTACATTGCTGCCGCGGACTGGACAATATTGAAGACGGATTTGCTCAAACCATTTATAACTTCTGATAATCCCGGATTCTTGATCGATCCAACGGGAGAAATTAAAAACATGGGTTTTGAAGGTAAATTTAGATACTATATACCGCTAAACTCTGAAAATGTCCTTCTTATAGCTAGACGCGATGCAACGAATTTCGGTAGTTATCAAATGCAATGGGCAAGCGCATCTTTGGTAGATATGATCAATACTGGCTCCTTGTTAATGGCTAACAATGAAATCTTCGGACGCACCTACGAAGTTTTACAAAATGTAAGTTCAAGTCCGTCGATGTTGAATGGATTGTGA
- a CDS encoding T9SS type A sorting domain-containing protein, whose amino-acid sequence MLKLYAFLSAIILLSCTSVFAQSPNILINNNDFSWSACLGSNYRLPVITTGTFGAGNKFSVQVRKASSPAVIKEIATVLSDGFLHFVFSDSLLFANAELQLKAVSSAPKVESAWSNTLIVQSKGNITLNSALTSDTLNKFDQVFIKLTGYSSSAMNVTLDDSTKLTVYPNGANFVSEQPIQVTKTEPYRIAHAENACGAMKVGGSFQAKVNSTSVRTISFAPQSVCENGEVNVTISTSGTSLTAQTKYRLRFTEAIFNDKPKVAEVAATLNNNVLTAKVPSQFNVETLNEVYIQVVTDNPATVSSRTSERLFIWATPSAYFNTQSSTINYGDPVQLDVRVKGVPPFTVELTNGSTVSSPNSSLQFYMVPAKEESYTLKSMSSGCGKTEIKEVQTVVIKVKPGIRIDDNESPQILCAGAKGKIRFSSNASLTDATRFSIKMTNGNTGETSILPASRSGDFLEVTLPENPQGYRSYVYQIITANPVMESPWSYFITGQTIPNAQFAGYNFKYNYNIPSDVKLSYILTGGAPYSVEYTDGSVVKYANDGDIISKELFLKETTDFKIKSISNTCFKNDNVRSARLTVTPSQNPGVYLEPLKTAICNNDSIEVVFGTVGTFNPGNKFTIQGHTNYAELQNIITVDRAGKYKIKMTTQSFFGENAGIRIASTNPVLFTEVRPFSIQELPTNFSIYPPSKPEDPYRMLEPDSQQHLRLSSTSPSISKIVYTENGVEKTFNNVNPTPTEVYMPIFPKMGELTTYDVKSATNVCGTADVNLKMYVAKMPYRISLSTYNSMLKFCAGSPIQIPFGVIDGKASDATFALQMGSYGSSDYQTLVSGVKDRILKTVIPAATPAGAYYIRVVSSDGAISELLNISVLAPPTATLRAQDPGAPILVNAGEPVRLELILTGTSPWEAIWTNGMYTRFSSDNLQIVDVRPTRKQEYTISSVSNECGYGTTSGTVAVSVKPKLVLSSSSGSVCEGSAFKLNYELLGEVDMSDDYIRFLLVNQTTGATETLDSVKTVSGTISLQIPKQLQGNFYQLRVTARKYSLFEVMPVNVAILPDLTLSGNSTINSGEGAQLALKSNRQNYESVQYVLSDGTTGNAAGSVGAMSYVRVSPKQTTTYTLKSVTNACGAGVVRGSAVVEVNPPAARAVNVVKWSSLTSAGFCTEDTISVEYKTTGTFSAGNRMTVQISDTTGRNWRNIVTTGAGNPLKATLPADLFSDKQYSLRIVASDGGTASGAYEYPLTAGKKARAKFATESVIYDGKTNPRVKVLLEGGSPWTYHYGTSVQDLYRQTSNPVDEIELYQASANQFYMLFQVQNSCGAGIIDNPGTVRIEVITATEPQVATLKVTVSPNPTQDFLRLAFESPEEKSIQLINLNGRVLRTLSSKQLVEFIDVQTLSFGIYILNIDSKGKRETFKVIKR is encoded by the coding sequence ATGTTGAAACTTTACGCTTTCCTAAGTGCCATTATTTTACTATCCTGTACAAGCGTTTTCGCACAGTCTCCTAACATTCTCATTAATAACAATGATTTTTCCTGGTCGGCTTGCCTTGGAAGCAATTACCGGCTGCCTGTTATTACGACAGGCACTTTTGGTGCCGGCAACAAGTTTTCTGTTCAAGTGCGCAAAGCGTCGTCCCCTGCCGTCATTAAAGAAATAGCCACTGTGTTAAGTGACGGGTTTCTGCACTTTGTTTTTTCAGATTCACTGCTGTTTGCAAACGCAGAATTACAATTAAAGGCCGTTTCGTCGGCTCCAAAAGTAGAAAGTGCCTGGTCAAATACACTCATCGTTCAAAGTAAGGGCAATATTACCTTAAACAGTGCTCTGACTTCCGACACATTAAATAAGTTTGACCAAGTCTTCATCAAGCTTACCGGATATAGTTCCAGTGCAATGAATGTAACGCTGGACGACAGCACCAAGCTGACCGTTTACCCGAACGGAGCCAACTTTGTGTCGGAACAACCCATACAAGTCACGAAGACAGAGCCCTATCGAATTGCGCATGCTGAAAATGCCTGCGGCGCTATGAAGGTCGGTGGAAGTTTCCAGGCGAAGGTCAACAGCACTTCGGTAAGGACAATTTCATTTGCGCCGCAATCGGTTTGCGAAAACGGTGAGGTGAATGTTACCATTTCAACCTCGGGAACTTCACTTACAGCGCAGACAAAGTACAGGTTACGGTTTACAGAGGCCATTTTTAACGATAAACCCAAGGTTGCCGAAGTAGCAGCGACCCTCAATAATAACGTGCTCACTGCAAAAGTGCCGTCTCAATTTAATGTCGAAACGCTGAATGAAGTCTACATTCAGGTTGTTACCGATAATCCAGCGACTGTAAGCTCGCGTACGAGTGAAAGGTTGTTCATATGGGCGACACCTTCAGCATATTTTAACACGCAAAGCAGCACCATTAATTATGGTGATCCGGTGCAGCTCGATGTTCGCGTAAAAGGAGTTCCACCGTTTACTGTAGAACTAACCAATGGTTCCACGGTAAGCTCGCCTAATTCTTCACTTCAGTTTTACATGGTCCCTGCCAAAGAAGAATCTTACACATTGAAATCAATGTCTTCGGGCTGCGGTAAAACAGAAATAAAGGAAGTTCAGACTGTGGTTATCAAGGTTAAACCCGGTATTCGGATTGATGATAATGAGAGTCCACAGATCCTATGCGCCGGAGCGAAAGGCAAGATCAGGTTTTCGTCGAATGCATCATTGACCGACGCAACGCGATTTTCCATTAAAATGACTAATGGCAACACAGGCGAAACGTCGATCCTGCCTGCGTCGCGCTCCGGTGACTTTCTGGAAGTAACGCTTCCGGAAAACCCACAGGGATATAGAAGTTACGTTTATCAGATTATCACTGCCAACCCGGTAATGGAATCTCCGTGGTCGTATTTCATAACCGGCCAAACAATTCCAAATGCGCAGTTCGCAGGGTATAATTTCAAATACAATTACAACATTCCCTCAGATGTTAAGCTGAGTTATATCCTGACGGGCGGCGCACCTTACTCGGTGGAATATACCGATGGTTCTGTTGTGAAGTATGCTAACGACGGAGACATTATTAGTAAGGAACTGTTTTTGAAGGAAACCACTGACTTCAAAATCAAGTCCATCAGCAATACATGTTTTAAAAATGATAATGTGAGGTCGGCACGATTGACGGTGACACCATCGCAGAATCCGGGCGTTTATCTGGAACCTTTGAAAACGGCTATTTGCAATAATGATAGTATTGAAGTTGTTTTTGGAACCGTAGGGACATTCAATCCGGGCAACAAGTTTACAATCCAGGGACACACCAATTACGCTGAACTTCAAAACATCATTACCGTAGACCGGGCTGGAAAATATAAGATAAAAATGACTACGCAATCCTTCTTTGGAGAGAATGCAGGGATACGGATCGCATCTACAAATCCCGTACTTTTCACCGAGGTGCGTCCATTCAGCATTCAAGAACTGCCAACCAATTTCTCCATATATCCTCCGTCCAAGCCGGAAGATCCATACCGGATGCTGGAACCGGATTCTCAGCAGCACCTGAGACTTTCGTCTACTTCTCCGTCTATTTCCAAAATTGTTTACACCGAAAATGGTGTTGAGAAGACCTTTAACAATGTTAATCCGACACCAACTGAGGTGTATATGCCTATTTTTCCGAAAATGGGCGAGTTAACGACTTATGACGTCAAATCAGCCACAAATGTCTGCGGAACGGCAGATGTAAATTTGAAAATGTATGTAGCGAAGATGCCCTATCGCATATCCCTTTCCACCTATAACAGCATGCTGAAATTCTGCGCTGGCTCACCCATACAGATTCCTTTTGGCGTTATTGATGGCAAAGCGTCTGACGCTACATTTGCATTACAGATGGGCAGCTACGGTTCTTCTGACTATCAAACGTTGGTGAGCGGTGTGAAAGACCGGATTTTAAAGACGGTTATCCCCGCAGCAACGCCCGCAGGGGCCTATTACATACGAGTGGTTTCCTCGGACGGCGCCATTTCTGAATTGCTGAACATTTCCGTTCTGGCACCACCAACAGCAACATTACGTGCCCAGGATCCAGGTGCCCCAATCTTGGTCAATGCTGGTGAACCTGTACGGCTTGAACTGATATTGACCGGCACTTCGCCCTGGGAAGCTATTTGGACTAATGGCATGTACACGCGGTTTTCGTCAGATAATTTACAAATCGTCGATGTGCGCCCCACCAGAAAACAGGAGTATACGATCAGTTCGGTGAGTAACGAATGCGGGTATGGGACAACGTCGGGCACTGTGGCTGTATCGGTAAAACCCAAACTTGTCCTGTCTTCTTCGTCCGGCAGCGTGTGCGAAGGAAGTGCGTTTAAACTTAATTATGAACTCCTCGGCGAAGTAGACATGTCAGATGATTATATACGCTTTTTGCTTGTTAATCAGACTACTGGTGCTACGGAAACACTTGATTCTGTTAAAACGGTTTCGGGCACAATCAGCCTGCAAATCCCAAAACAGTTGCAGGGAAATTTTTATCAGCTGCGTGTGACCGCCAGAAAATATTCGCTTTTTGAGGTGATGCCCGTTAATGTGGCCATTCTGCCGGATCTAACGCTCAGCGGAAATAGCACGATCAACAGTGGGGAAGGCGCGCAACTTGCGTTGAAATCCAACAGGCAAAATTATGAAAGCGTCCAATATGTGCTGTCAGACGGCACGACCGGTAATGCTGCTGGATCGGTTGGAGCCATGTCCTATGTGCGGGTTTCGCCAAAGCAGACCACCACGTACACGCTTAAATCTGTAACAAATGCATGCGGAGCTGGCGTGGTCAGGGGCTCGGCTGTTGTGGAAGTGAACCCGCCAGCAGCGCGGGCAGTGAATGTGGTAAAATGGTCATCGCTCACGAGCGCCGGATTTTGCACCGAGGACACAATCAGCGTAGAATATAAGACCACAGGAACATTTTCGGCCGGAAACAGGATGACAGTCCAGATCTCAGATACAACCGGGCGCAACTGGCGCAACATTGTGACCACCGGCGCGGGAAATCCCCTGAAAGCCACACTTCCTGCGGACTTGTTTTCAGACAAGCAATACAGCTTGCGCATTGTGGCGTCAGACGGCGGCACGGCCAGCGGCGCTTATGAATATCCGCTTACGGCAGGAAAAAAGGCCAGAGCAAAGTTCGCCACAGAGTCAGTTATTTATGATGGCAAGACCAACCCGCGTGTGAAGGTGTTGCTGGAAGGTGGTTCGCCCTGGACCTATCATTATGGAACATCTGTTCAGGATTTATATCGTCAGACATCCAATCCTGTCGATGAGATTGAGCTATATCAAGCTTCTGCGAATCAATTTTATATGTTATTCCAGGTTCAAAACAGTTGCGGTGCGGGTATCATTGATAATCCGGGGACCGTCAGGATAGAAGTGATCACAGCCACAGAACCGCAGGTGGCCACCCTCAAAGTTACCGTTTCCCCCAACCCCACACAGGATTTTCTGCGACTTGCATTTGAATCGCCCGAAGAAAAATCCATTCAGTTAATAAATTTGAATGGCCGCGTGCTTCGTACTTTATCCAGCAAGCAACTAGTTGAATTCATTGACGTTCAAACACTTTCTTTTGGAATCTATATTTTGAACATTGATTCAAAAGGTAAAAGAGAGACATTTAAGGTTATAAAAAGGTAA
- a CDS encoding ABC-F family ATP-binding cassette domain-containing protein, translating to MITVENLAVEFSGSVLFSEVSFVINPTDKIALMGKNGAGKSTMMKIIAGEQKANRGHVRAPKDAVIAYLPQHLLTEDNCTVFEEAAKAFKQVFEMRAEMEKLNLALETRTDYESDEYMAIIEQVTEIGEKYYQLEEVNYDAEVEKALKGLGFKPEDFQRQTKEFSGGWRMRIELAKILLQKPDLILLDEPTNHIDIESVMWLEDFLVNKANAVMVISHDRAFIDNITNRTIEVTMGRIFDYKANYSHYLVLREERRSHQVKAYQEQQKMIADNMQFIERFRGTYSKTNQVSSRERMLEKLEIIEIDEIDNSALKLRFPPSPRSGDYPVTVKDVSKSYGDQVVFKNASMTISRGEKVSFVGRNGEGKSTMIKAIMGQIDVDGTCQLGHNVKVGYFAQNQASLLDPNLTIFQTVDEVAEGDVRTQIKNILGAFMFQGEDIDKKVSVLSGGEKTRLAMVKLLLEPVNLLILDEPTNHLDLKSKDVLKEALRNFDGTLVLVSHDRDFLQGLSQKVFEFKDKRVIEHFETIDAFLERNRIKSIADLQLAK from the coding sequence ATGATTACAGTTGAAAATTTGGCCGTTGAATTTAGCGGATCTGTCCTTTTTAGCGAAGTTTCCTTCGTTATTAATCCTACTGATAAAATTGCCCTGATGGGTAAGAATGGAGCGGGGAAATCCACCATGATGAAAATTATTGCGGGTGAACAAAAAGCCAATCGCGGCCATGTACGTGCACCCAAAGACGCCGTAATTGCATATTTACCCCAACATTTACTCACAGAAGATAACTGCACCGTTTTCGAGGAAGCAGCCAAAGCCTTCAAGCAGGTTTTTGAAATGCGTGCCGAAATGGAAAAGCTCAATCTGGCGCTCGAAACCCGCACCGATTACGAGAGCGATGAATATATGGCAATCATCGAGCAGGTTACTGAAATTGGTGAAAAATATTATCAGCTCGAAGAAGTCAATTACGACGCAGAGGTTGAAAAAGCCTTGAAAGGTTTGGGTTTCAAGCCAGAAGATTTTCAGCGTCAAACCAAGGAATTTAGCGGAGGTTGGCGGATGCGCATTGAGCTTGCCAAAATACTATTGCAAAAGCCAGACCTTATCTTGCTGGATGAGCCTACCAACCATATTGACATTGAATCCGTAATGTGGCTGGAAGATTTTTTGGTGAATAAGGCCAATGCGGTAATGGTTATTTCCCACGACCGTGCCTTCATCGACAATATTACCAACCGTACGATCGAGGTAACAATGGGCCGGATTTTTGACTATAAAGCCAACTATTCACATTACTTGGTGCTGCGTGAGGAGCGCAGGTCACACCAGGTGAAGGCATATCAGGAACAGCAGAAAATGATTGCGGACAACATGCAATTCATCGAACGCTTCCGCGGCACATATTCTAAAACCAACCAGGTGTCCTCCCGCGAACGCATGCTGGAAAAACTGGAAATTATTGAAATTGATGAAATAGACAATTCAGCACTGAAACTTCGTTTTCCGCCTTCGCCAAGGTCAGGCGACTACCCAGTGACGGTGAAAGATGTGTCAAAATCTTACGGGGATCAGGTTGTGTTCAAAAATGCCAGCATGACCATTTCGAGAGGGGAAAAAGTATCGTTTGTAGGCCGGAATGGTGAAGGAAAGTCTACGATGATCAAGGCGATCATGGGCCAGATAGACGTGGACGGAACCTGCCAGCTTGGGCATAATGTGAAGGTCGGCTATTTTGCCCAAAACCAGGCATCCTTATTAGATCCCAATCTGACGATTTTTCAAACGGTTGACGAAGTCGCAGAAGGAGATGTAAGAACCCAGATCAAAAATATTTTGGGCGCCTTCATGTTCCAGGGTGAAGATATCGACAAAAAAGTAAGTGTATTATCAGGCGGAGAAAAAACGCGGCTCGCCATGGTGAAGTTGCTCCTGGAACCCGTAAACCTGCTGATTCTCGATGAGCCCACGAACCATTTGGATTTAAAGTCGAAGGATGTTTTGAAAGAAGCACTTAGGAACTTCGACGGAACGCTGGTGCTGGTCTCTCACGATCGTGACTTTTTACAAGGTCTGTCTCAAAAAGTCTTTGAGTTTAAGGATAAACGGGTGATTGAGCATTTTGAAACTATTGATGCGTTTTTGGAGCGGAATAGGATTAAGAGTATTGCGGATTTGCAGTTGGCGAAGTAG
- a CDS encoding alpha/beta fold hydrolase → MSIKILAILTLLASALSAFSQEKMVKVSSMNYHVLTRSLQLRKPGQPVLVFENGMGMGLGNWNTITDSLASNVPVFLYDRQGVEKSDKVFQLPTPQKIATNLRLLLKELKIEPPYILVGHSMGGVYVRAFAGYYPNDVAGLVFVDPADFTETKADWNQIFREIGVSEKRIDEMLLKRLYTPSKPDSSRYAAWSEGQVLTDLRKTDFAEISSLPVPQVPILFFVGGKLEVPIERRSKDYDHERFFEVKNSFNMLRWRRFIHSSSKGGALIYLSNSGHFVHRDDAAMVIGNIKMMLKALEK, encoded by the coding sequence ATGTCTATAAAAATCCTGGCCATTCTAACGCTGCTGGCATCCGCGCTCTCCGCTTTTTCGCAAGAAAAAATGGTGAAGGTAAGCAGCATGAATTACCACGTCCTGACAAGAAGTTTACAGCTGAGAAAACCAGGTCAGCCGGTGTTGGTTTTTGAAAATGGCATGGGTATGGGGCTTGGAAATTGGAATACCATAACAGATTCCCTGGCGAGTAATGTTCCTGTTTTTCTCTATGACAGGCAGGGCGTGGAGAAATCGGATAAGGTTTTTCAGTTGCCCACTCCTCAGAAGATAGCAACGAATCTCAGATTGCTTTTAAAGGAATTGAAAATAGAACCGCCGTATATATTGGTCGGTCACTCCATGGGTGGCGTTTATGTGCGGGCTTTCGCAGGATATTATCCCAATGATGTGGCAGGGCTCGTATTTGTTGATCCGGCAGATTTTACGGAAACAAAAGCGGACTGGAATCAAATCTTCAGGGAGATCGGCGTGTCTGAAAAGCGAATTGATGAAATGCTCTTAAAGCGATTATACACTCCTTCAAAACCCGATTCGTCCCGCTACGCCGCGTGGAGCGAAGGCCAGGTTTTAACAGATCTCCGAAAAACCGACTTCGCTGAGATAAGCAGTTTACCCGTTCCTCAGGTGCCCATCTTGTTTTTTGTCGGCGGAAAGCTTGAAGTTCCAATAGAACGCCGGAGTAAAGATTATGATCATGAGCGGTTTTTCGAAGTAAAAAATAGCTTCAATATGCTAAGATGGAGACGCTTTATTCATTCTTCCAGCAAAGGTGGCGCACTGATTTATTTAAGCAACAGCGGGCATTTTGTGCATCGAGATGACGCAGCAATGGTGATTGGGAATATCAAAATGATGTTAAAAGCATTGGAAAAATAA
- a CDS encoding ribosomal maturation YjgA family protein has product MSIRNSPFSRPLSRNRLVYGSLTGGAMLTGFLSRHMLGQYSFIKLYVGDVLWAMMVFFGFAFIFCKWSTWRVAAAALAFSVCIELSQLYHAPWIDGLRRTPLGGMILGFTFVWSDLLCYGLGIGFGVIVEVCLFQTGHNTRGFWR; this is encoded by the coding sequence ATGTCCATACGCAACAGTCCTTTTTCGAGGCCTTTATCCAGGAACCGGCTGGTCTACGGATCACTTACAGGCGGTGCAATGCTTACTGGTTTTTTGTCGCGGCATATGCTTGGGCAATATTCATTTATTAAGCTCTATGTCGGCGATGTATTATGGGCCATGATGGTGTTTTTCGGCTTTGCTTTTATTTTTTGTAAATGGTCAACATGGAGGGTGGCGGCGGCTGCACTCGCATTTTCAGTATGCATTGAGCTCAGTCAGTTGTACCATGCGCCGTGGATTGATGGTCTTCGAAGGACGCCATTGGGAGGAATGATACTGGGTTTTACATTCGTGTGGAGCGACCTGCTTTGTTATGGTTTGGGAATCGGGTTTGGAGTGATTGTCGAAGTTTGTCTTTTTCAAACCGGACACAACACCCGTGGTTTCTGGCGGTGA
- a CDS encoding antibiotic biosynthesis monooxygenase, translating to MPIHVAITRKVLPGKEEEFKDALRRFLGDSFLHGGVHGAAMITALPGSDNRDIGILRTFADKAERDAFYNSKLFKDWDAYASTLTEEPVYRELTGLEAWFRSPGAPPKWKMAVATLCGVFPTSLFLSYALVPYMQGLHPAFRTLIVAGCMVGLLTWIVMPQVTKLLKPWLSGGLAGKK from the coding sequence ATGCCCATCCACGTCGCTATTACCCGCAAAGTGCTTCCCGGAAAAGAAGAAGAATTCAAGGATGCGTTGCGGCGTTTTCTGGGAGATTCTTTTCTGCACGGCGGCGTTCATGGTGCGGCAATGATCACTGCGCTCCCGGGCAGTGATAACCGCGACATTGGTATACTGCGGACATTCGCGGACAAGGCGGAGCGCGATGCTTTTTACAATTCGAAGCTCTTCAAAGATTGGGATGCTTATGCCTCGACACTAACCGAAGAACCGGTTTATCGCGAGCTTACCGGTCTTGAAGCCTGGTTCCGCTCGCCCGGCGCTCCTCCTAAATGGAAAATGGCAGTAGCAACGCTTTGCGGCGTTTTTCCTACCAGCCTTTTTCTGTCCTATGCTCTGGTTCCTTATATGCAAGGACTTCACCCTGCTTTCAGAACACTCATTGTGGCGGGGTGTATGGTTGGCCTGCTTACCTGGATCGTGATGCCCCAAGTTACAAAATTGCTGAAACCCTGGCTTTCCGGAGGGCTCGCAGGAAAGAAATGA